Proteins encoded together in one Bos indicus isolate NIAB-ARS_2022 breed Sahiwal x Tharparkar chromosome 25, NIAB-ARS_B.indTharparkar_mat_pri_1.0, whole genome shotgun sequence window:
- the NUBP1 gene encoding cytosolic Fe-S cluster assembly factor NUBP1 yields MEEVPHDCPGADSAQAGRGASCQGCPNQRLCASGAGAAADPAIEEIKEKMKTVKHKILVLSGKGGVGKSTFSAHLAHGLAEDENTQVALLDIDICGPSIPKIMGLEGEQVHQSGSGWSPVFLEDNLGVMSVGFLLSSPDDAVIWRGPKKNGMIKQFLRDVDWGEVDYLIVDTPPGTSDEHLSVVQYLAAAHIDGAVIITTPQEVSLQDVRKEISFCHKVKLPIIGVVENMSGFICPKCQKESQIFPPTTGGAEAMCQDLKIPLLGKVPLDPRIGKSCDKGQSFLVEAPDSPATVAYRSIIQRIQEFCSQRLPEGENLVGS; encoded by the exons ATGGAGGAGGTGCCTCACG ACTGTCCAGGGGCCGACAGTGCCCAGGCAGGTCGAGGGGCCTCATGTCAGGGGTGCCCCAACCAGCGGCTCTGCGCTTCTGGAGCTGGTGCTGCCGCGGACCCGG CCATagaggaaatcaaagaaaaaatgaagaccGTGAAACACAAGATCTTGGTGTTGTCTGGGAAAGGCGGCGTTGGGAAAAGCACATTTAGTGCCCACCTGGCCCACGGCCTAGCGGAGGATGAAAACACGCAG GTTGCTCTTCTAGACATCGATATATGCGGGCCGTCAATTCCCAAGATCATGGGATTGGAAGGAGAACAG GTTCACCAGAGCGGCTCGGGCTGGTCTCCAGTG TTCCTGGAAGACAACTTGGGGGTGATGTCGGTGGGTTTCTTACTCAGCAGCCCCGACGATGCTGTCATCTGGAGGGGACCAAAGAAAAATG GCATGATCAAGCAGTTCCTCCGCGATGTGGACTGGGGCGAGGTGGACTACCTCATCGTGGACACCCCGCCCGGGACTTCAGACGAACACCTCTCAGTGGTGCAGTACCTGGCCGCGGCGCACATCGACGGGGCGGTTATTATCACCACGCCGCAG GAAGTGTCACTCCAGGATGTCCGGAAAGAGATCAGCTTCTGCCACAAGGTGAAGCTGCCCATCATTGGGGTGGTGGAGAACATGAGCGGCTTCATCTGCCCCAAATGCCAG AAAGAGTCTCAgatattcccaccaacaacagGGGGTGCGGAGGCCATGTGCCAGGACCTGAAGATCCCGCTGCTTGGCAAAGTGCCTCTGGATCCACGCATAG gTAAGAGCTGCGACAAAGGACAGTCTTTTTTGGTAGAAGCACCAGATTCACCAGCCACTGTCGCCTACAGAAGTATAATTCAGA